In Spirosoma aureum, a single genomic region encodes these proteins:
- a CDS encoding acyl-CoA thioesterase translates to MFHRDPNRTYPTETETRVIIRFQDCDPLQHLNNSKYFDYYFNAREDQVATLYDFNPGQMFRELKTSWVVYQHQIAYIRPAMVSEWIRITSRLIYYNEDTLVTEFVMTDDAKTHLKNVLWMTSKYISVLTGKRIPHDSVVMDYLQATLLPNVDYPNVDFNDRIKEIKQQLFPMKAV, encoded by the coding sequence ATGTTTCATCGCGACCCGAACCGCACATACCCCACAGAAACCGAAACACGGGTAATTATCCGTTTTCAGGACTGTGACCCACTTCAACACCTCAATAACTCGAAATATTTCGACTATTATTTCAACGCTCGCGAAGATCAGGTCGCCACACTTTATGACTTCAATCCAGGTCAGATGTTTCGGGAGTTGAAAACGAGTTGGGTTGTCTATCAACATCAGATCGCTTACATCCGCCCCGCCATGGTAAGTGAGTGGATTCGGATTACCTCCCGACTGATTTATTACAACGAGGATACCCTGGTAACGGAGTTCGTAATGACCGACGATGCCAAGACGCACCTCAAAAATGTGCTCTGGATGACCTCAAAATACATCAGCGTATTAACGGGGAAACGAATTCCGCATGATTCAGTTGTGATGGACTACCTGCAGGCAACCTTACTGCCGAATGTTGATTATCCGAACGTCGATTTCAACGACCGTATTAAGGAAATCAAGCAGCAGCTTTTTCCAATGAAGGCCGTTTAA
- a CDS encoding DUF2147 domain-containing protein: protein MKTMRNLLPIFFLLLIQTAFAPKDNADAVVGTWLNGTKKGHIQIYKQGGTYFGKLIWISEPNDPATGKPKTDIRNTDASKRNRPLQNLLLMYNFKFDGGNVWSDGKIYNPEDGKEYNCKMTLKDPNTLDVRGYVGISLLGKTQTWTRIK, encoded by the coding sequence ATGAAAACCATGCGTAACCTGTTGCCAATCTTTTTTCTGCTTCTTATTCAAACCGCTTTCGCCCCTAAAGACAACGCCGATGCGGTGGTCGGCACCTGGCTTAATGGCACAAAAAAAGGGCACATTCAGATTTATAAGCAGGGCGGTACTTATTTCGGTAAACTTATCTGGATTAGCGAACCGAACGATCCGGCTACGGGTAAACCCAAAACGGATATCCGCAATACCGATGCTTCAAAACGGAACCGCCCCCTGCAGAATCTGCTATTGATGTATAATTTCAAATTTGATGGCGGCAACGTCTGGAGCGACGGCAAGATCTATAATCCTGAAGATGGCAAAGAATACAATTGCAAGATGACCCTCAAAGATCCCAATACCCTCGACGTGCGTGGTTATGTAGGCATCTCGCTTTTGGGCAAAACTCAGACCTGGACACGAATTAAATAA
- a CDS encoding flavin-containing monooxygenase, which produces MHTIIIGAGPAGLAMAGQLAHLNQPFTVLEASEYIGFSWRNHYDRLHLHTVKEHSALPHLPYPANYPTYVSRLQVVEYLERYAERFKIRPLFNQKVTKIHRDQDGMWQVKTETDKFTAERVVVATGYNQIPNVPELPGQRDFRGIIWHSYEYRNGAPFRDEHVLIVGMGNTGAELALDLLEHGAKPFISVRRPINIIRRDVFGRPAQPIAIFLSKFPRWFADFLAGLAQKINVGDVSAYGLGKPAHPPSYDTRRGIIPVIDIGTLDQIKAGNITVVPGIERINAKTVTFSDNRELPFDAIILATGYRPGVTAFLDTTITAQILNDRGYPKQLWFNDKDLQGLYFLGYTTPLTGVIYNLNIDSDRIVKHIVENNSVPA; this is translated from the coding sequence ATGCACACGATCATCATTGGTGCCGGACCGGCAGGTCTGGCAATGGCGGGGCAACTAGCCCATTTAAATCAGCCATTTACCGTGCTGGAAGCCAGTGAGTACATCGGTTTCTCTTGGCGCAATCATTATGACCGTCTGCACCTGCATACGGTTAAGGAACACTCTGCACTTCCTCACCTGCCTTATCCAGCCAATTACCCAACCTACGTTTCGCGTTTGCAGGTTGTTGAATACCTCGAACGTTATGCCGAACGGTTCAAAATACGGCCGCTTTTCAACCAAAAAGTTACGAAAATCCATCGTGATCAGGACGGAATGTGGCAGGTAAAAACCGAAACGGATAAATTTACTGCGGAACGTGTTGTGGTGGCTACTGGCTATAATCAAATACCTAATGTGCCAGAGCTGCCCGGTCAGCGCGATTTTCGGGGTATTATCTGGCATAGCTACGAATATCGGAATGGCGCTCCTTTCCGCGATGAACATGTGCTGATTGTCGGTATGGGGAATACGGGTGCCGAACTTGCTCTTGATTTGCTGGAGCATGGAGCCAAACCGTTTATTTCGGTACGAAGACCAATCAATATCATTCGGCGTGACGTATTCGGGCGGCCAGCACAACCGATCGCCATTTTCCTGAGCAAATTTCCACGCTGGTTCGCTGATTTTCTGGCGGGTCTCGCGCAGAAAATAAATGTGGGCGATGTTTCGGCCTATGGCCTTGGCAAGCCAGCGCACCCGCCTTCCTATGACACCCGGCGGGGTATCATTCCAGTGATAGACATCGGCACTCTCGACCAGATTAAAGCCGGCAACATTACCGTTGTTCCGGGTATCGAGCGGATAAATGCCAAAACCGTAACTTTTTCTGATAATCGCGAATTGCCTTTCGACGCTATTATTCTGGCAACCGGTTATCGGCCGGGCGTTACGGCTTTTCTTGACACGACGATAACCGCGCAAATCCTTAATGATCGTGGCTACCCTAAACAGCTGTGGTTCAATGATAAGGATTTACAGGGTCTCTATTTCCTGGGTTATACAACGCCCCTGACAGGTGTCATTTACAACCTGAATATCGACTCGGATCGGATTGTGAAGCACATCGTTGAAAACAATTCGGTCCCGGCATAG
- a CDS encoding CsbD family protein, translated as MNETTVKGGWNELKGKIKQAYGDLTDDDLTYQEGQEDEMWGKIQQKTGKTKDEINKAIADL; from the coding sequence ATGAACGAGACAACCGTAAAAGGAGGCTGGAACGAATTGAAAGGTAAAATCAAACAAGCCTACGGCGACCTGACCGACGACGACCTAACCTATCAGGAAGGTCAGGAAGACGAAATGTGGGGGAAAATCCAGCAAAAAACAGGGAAAACAAAAGACGAAATCAATAAAGCGATTGCCGATCTGTAA
- a CDS encoding TonB-dependent receptor domain-containing protein, which yields MKTLLLLSFTWVTILTKAQQTPLSPPGSSSLTQSVNSAANFGKISGTVMDEAQNKPVEFATVALINPQTEKPITGTTTDEQGKFTINNVQTGIYRIVISFLGYDNKTIPTVTVSRTGVATALGVVSLRANSQTLNEVVVTGEKALIEDKDDRLVYNADKDLTNTGGTAIDVLKKVPLLTVDPDGTVQLKGSSSIKVLINNKPSSIMARSISEALQMIPAELIKSVEVITAPSAKYDSEGTAGIINIITKNQLQGLTGGLTSSVGSRRNNLGGNFNLKRNKLSITAYGGTNWSNYYGNSATVRQNLRDGNVFSIITQSNTFKNRGNSQFGSFSIDYDLDSTNRIGIDANFGKDSRNTFSTRDTRQSIDTVLAFRRYNDSQNRNNSMDVNFNYTKTFKRSPDQEYTFLAQYNQNDNQSGYKLNQFPLPVEDIVTYRERNENQNQQSELTLQTDYAHPFSTTKRRILEVGSKLIARNVGSDYRLENAPDGSLNFREDPRRSNEFNYKQSVWASYASFRLRTENRWNFNVGGRFEMTTINADFISTATRFSDRYQNFLPNLSISKRLGNEQRIRVNYSQRIQRPSINFLNPYVNYADPKNIQTGNPYLDPELTHSVELSYSTFTKGGTTINLMIFGRQTNNAIERITTVDSTGVSNSTYRNISRNATYGFNWFGAVKPVKQWNLSGSVGMNYNLLNSPSLQITNKNWSYQFNLNTSVQLPKDISIQVNGSYTSRRIQLQGQSSGFYYYGFSARKEFKKQNFSVTANFENPFREYNIVENYLRTTTFLSDGINYNVVRNIRLSLNWRFGKMKTSTDREKKKINNDDRK from the coding sequence ATGAAAACACTATTACTTCTCTCGTTCACGTGGGTAACTATTCTGACTAAAGCACAACAAACGCCCCTATCGCCACCAGGTTCATCGTCGCTGACTCAGTCGGTCAATAGTGCGGCTAACTTTGGTAAAATTAGCGGAACTGTGATGGATGAAGCACAGAATAAACCCGTTGAGTTTGCTACAGTTGCACTTATTAATCCACAAACGGAAAAACCCATAACCGGCACGACTACCGATGAACAGGGTAAGTTCACGATCAACAATGTGCAGACAGGCATCTATCGCATAGTCATCAGTTTTCTGGGTTACGATAATAAAACGATCCCAACTGTCACCGTTAGCAGAACTGGGGTAGCAACTGCACTGGGTGTTGTGTCGCTCCGCGCTAACAGTCAGACGCTCAATGAAGTAGTCGTCACCGGCGAAAAAGCGTTAATTGAAGACAAAGATGACCGACTGGTGTATAATGCCGACAAGGATCTGACCAATACCGGCGGTACAGCCATCGATGTCTTAAAAAAAGTCCCGCTCCTGACCGTCGACCCAGATGGAACAGTTCAGCTAAAAGGCAGTAGTAGCATAAAAGTCCTGATCAACAACAAACCCTCGAGCATAATGGCCCGTAGCATTAGCGAGGCCCTGCAAATGATTCCGGCGGAACTGATCAAATCCGTTGAAGTCATTACGGCTCCATCAGCCAAATACGACTCTGAAGGCACAGCAGGCATTATCAATATCATCACCAAGAATCAGCTACAGGGACTTACTGGTGGTCTTACCAGCTCGGTTGGTAGCCGGAGAAATAATCTTGGTGGCAATTTTAACCTGAAGCGAAACAAGCTCAGCATTACGGCCTATGGGGGCACGAACTGGAGCAATTATTATGGCAATTCAGCGACGGTTCGGCAAAACTTACGGGATGGAAATGTATTTAGTATCATCACGCAAAGTAATACGTTCAAAAATCGCGGGAACTCGCAATTCGGCTCCTTCAGCATCGACTATGATCTGGATTCAACGAATCGCATTGGCATAGATGCCAATTTCGGGAAGGATTCTCGCAATACATTCTCCACTCGGGATACGCGCCAGAGTATCGATACGGTGTTGGCTTTTCGTCGATACAACGACAGTCAGAATCGCAACAACAGCATGGATGTCAATTTCAACTACACCAAAACATTCAAGCGAAGTCCCGATCAGGAATATACCTTTCTGGCTCAGTATAACCAAAATGACAATCAGAGCGGCTATAAACTGAATCAATTCCCACTGCCCGTTGAAGACATTGTTACCTATCGTGAACGCAATGAAAATCAAAACCAGCAAAGTGAACTGACCCTGCAGACGGATTACGCTCACCCCTTTTCGACCACCAAACGACGTATTCTGGAAGTAGGCTCGAAATTGATCGCCCGGAATGTGGGGAGTGATTATCGACTGGAAAATGCCCCTGATGGATCACTGAACTTTCGGGAAGACCCACGTCGGTCGAATGAGTTTAATTATAAACAATCGGTCTGGGCTTCGTATGCATCGTTTCGTTTGCGAACAGAAAATCGCTGGAATTTTAATGTGGGTGGGCGATTTGAAATGACCACGATCAACGCCGATTTCATTTCGACAGCTACCCGTTTCAGTGACCGGTATCAGAATTTCCTGCCCAATCTGAGCATCTCGAAACGCCTGGGCAACGAGCAGCGGATACGAGTCAATTATAGCCAGCGAATCCAGCGACCTTCTATTAATTTTTTGAATCCATACGTCAATTATGCCGATCCTAAAAACATTCAGACCGGCAATCCGTACCTCGACCCCGAATTAACCCACTCCGTCGAACTGTCGTACAGTACGTTCACCAAAGGCGGCACAACCATCAATCTGATGATTTTTGGTCGCCAGACCAACAACGCAATCGAACGGATAACAACGGTCGATTCCACTGGCGTGTCAAACAGTACCTATCGAAACATTTCCCGTAATGCCACCTACGGCTTCAACTGGTTCGGTGCCGTAAAACCGGTGAAACAGTGGAATCTGAGCGGTTCGGTAGGTATGAACTACAACTTACTAAACAGCCCGTCTCTTCAGATTACGAATAAAAACTGGAGTTATCAGTTCAATCTGAATACATCGGTGCAATTACCCAAGGACATCAGTATTCAGGTCAATGGGTCCTATACGTCCCGTCGTATTCAGTTGCAGGGGCAATCATCCGGGTTCTATTATTACGGATTTTCAGCCCGGAAGGAATTCAAAAAGCAAAATTTCTCAGTCACCGCTAATTTCGAAAACCCGTTCCGGGAATACAATATCGTTGAGAATTACCTGCGTACAACGACCTTCCTG